TCTTTATCTGGagtaaggcagaaaaaaagacttaaaaacatGTCTGATCATCCCTGCAGACCCCTTTTAGGGTGGATAGAAAATTCATCAGAAGTTCTTTGCTGGAGAAAGGATGGAGAGGtaaaaatgcaatggaaaatggaaaagctcccgcattttttatttctagatCTTTTCATTTGGAGTATTATTATCGCAGCTAGCTAATGTCCACGTGTGTAACACAATCCCTGCCAGAGAAGGCGAGGGCCACTGCAGACCTTCCTCCTCGTTTGCCCATGACACCATCCCTGGGCAATGCACGCTGGCTCTCCTGGCTTTCCTCAGGGCCATCTCAGCACCTTGGAGCCACCctagcacagccctggggtggtGGACCTTCAGTACCAAATACATACGCGGTGATGTGAACAGAGAAACTCTGCCGAGACCAGAGAGATGCTCATCATACGGCACAAGAATTGGTCCGTCACATCCCATGTGGAAAACTCGTACAGGATTGCTGGTTCTTTGCTGCCCTCTAAAATACCGTTGGGTTGGTAGCCAGAGCACTCAACATCTCCATTCAACCTAAGGTCCAGCGTGTGGCTGACTCCCATCACCCAGTCAACTGGATTTAGTCTCAAGCCTTGGGGATGCCCAAGGACTGCTGCTGCCCGGTGAAACGGCAAGCCGCATGCTTGACTTTGCAAAGCCCTTCTCAGCAATCATCTCCACGTTTTTAGGAGAGCTTTCACCACCCAAACACTTGTTGACGGTCTTGACACCTCTGCTGTTGGTTCAATTCTCTCAAAAGCAAACAGGCAGCAACAGGCAGGGTGGCTCGGTCCCTCCGGGATCTCCAGCATCAGTTTTTGCTCACAGCAAACTATTTCCAGCCCTCTGTTCCCAACGTTCAACATGAGGTGAAACGAAGAATGTCCCAGGCTCCTTCATGGGGAGACGTGGGGCCGGAAAGTGCGTGGTCGAATCATCATGACCACCTTCCTCAGGGAGTAGTAGTCTGTGTCCTTCCACGAGTACCACACGATACCGTCTGGCCCCAGGATCTTGCGGTTTTTAATGGAGTATCGACCGCCCTGTGATGCAGAGAAAGAAGGATGGTCAGGCATGGGAAACACGCGGAAGCGTCATCCGGATAGGAGCATCAGAAAACCAATTGCTCTGAAACGCTGGAGCAAAGAGCTTAATGATGATGCAGTGAAAAGAGCACGTAAAGCCCAACATTTTTCAAATGGTCCCAATGGAGCTGGCATCCATCCATCTCAGGCTGCGTGAGTCACCTGTACCACAAGTTTCCACCATGCAGTCCCAAACCCCAGCGTGCAGAGGTGTCTCAATACTCACGTCTGGCCCATGGCACTGAGAAGGCTGGACTGCCGTGGTGCCCAGCACTCATTTTGTTCCCTCcctggagagcagaggctggTCAAGCCAGGAGGGATTGTTATGATGTGAGGACcaacctcctcccagccctggaCCTCGTGTGCTAACATCTGCGTCCTCATCCCTCCACTTTACCTTGTAGTACACCCCGTTGAGGTTGGAGAAAAAGCACTGGTGGTACCACCAGCCTCCATGGGAAATCTCGGCACAGATGTTCCCCGAGTCGGGTGTGCTGAAGCTCCTCTTGTTGTGGTACCAGGCAAAGGAATCCTCCACCGTCCCGCTGAACCCATCCACGTGCAGGCGGTAATAGTTTGCCTCGTCCTCAATGCTGCAAGTAACAAAGGTGGGATTGTTCAATGGGGAGTGTTTGAGtctcccttccaacctggatACTGCATTCCTGGTGTGGACACGTAGCAGTCATCGAGCTGCTCTGGCCAGGCTCCCTGCTATGATTCATCACCTCTAGAAGCCAAAGATGATGTATTTCTCCCTTCTCTGGGATGTGCATGATTTTGTCATGACTCAGGGCACTTGTTATAGGGCTGAACTGGGCAGACCgtgactctaaaaccacaataaAGGACCGTGGCAGCTTTGGCAAGACAATCCCTCTAATTACACAGCACTGCCGCCTCTCCACATAACAAGCATCTCACTCTTCACCTAGACAgagctatctgcccctgggctaGCAAAGGCTGCAGGTCACTGCCATTACACATGACGTCTGATGAGAAAAGTCGGGGTCACCATTCAGAGCACACATTTGGAGGATGCTCCTCAGCACATTCAGgcaatagaatttttttttccagcggTTTCAGCACTTTTGGGGTCTACTGAAAGCCCTCAAGTTTCAAGTGTCCATAAGGACATCCTCCCATGGCGGATTACTCCACAGTCACCCACAAGCATTTACAGTAGAGACAGGGAAGGAGTTCATTTTTGATAGTCTAGACAGACTTGGTCACCCCTGATTAAGAAAGGATGTGGCTGATGTGGTATGGATAAATAAAACACCAGAGGAGGGGAAGAGCTATAGACACTGAAGGACATTAAATCAGGCCCAGCAAGTAAAAGCCATGAGTAAAGACGGTAAAAATCAAAACACGACTCTAAACCAGGGAGATGCTGGAGGACATCCCCAGCAAGACCATGGGATTCAAACCCCTGTTTTTGACATAGAGCTCAAtaattttggtgaaaaaaaataCCTCTAAGCAGCTGGGGACTGTCCATTGGGTCCTACAGCTCCCTTCCGCTGGGGCTGTGGACGTTGGCCACGGCTGGACAACACTGCACATTTGCTAGCTCACACCCAGGCTTCAACCCAGAGCAAAAACTGGTGGTCAAATCCAGGTGGGGAAGAAAGGATAGACAGCCTGGGCCCAGTCTGAAGAGCTCTCTAGACAGAGTCACTCTGACCTCAATGGGGTTCCCATGCCTGAAGGTCTCCCAGCATTGACCCCATTACGTCTATGAGAACCAGGGAAGGCCATCCCACTTTCTACCTGAAGACCTGGTAGAAGGCGTGTTTGTGCTTGTTGTTCCAGTCCTCCAGGTCGATGCGCAGAGAGTAGTCCCCTTGGCTCGTCATCTTGTGGATGTTCTCGTTGCCCAGCCAGAACTCGCCATTGAGGTCCCCAAAACCCTCCTTGTACTCGTTCCAGGTCCGGTTGAAGTCAACTGAGCCATCCTGACGCCTCTGGATGACTGTCCAGCCCCCACCTGCCAGGAGAGAGATAACATAAAATGGGAGTCTCCAGGGAGCATCCAAGGGTCCCAGACAGACCCCTTACTGGTGCCACCTCTGAGGATCCGTCTGGAGCTCAGCAAGGTGTCTCCTTGTCATGTGTCCTTTCACCAGCTGGCAAAATACAGTGTTGGTTGCTGCACGGGGATAAAACGTGATGCCCATCACAGCTCGCAGAAAGAAGCTCCCACCTCTCCCATGTCGGTTCATGACGGTGTTCCCCTGTGGGCTGTCAGGGGGTCGTTCCAGATCTTAAGGTGGTTTTAaatgagagagagatggtagCTTTTGGGAGGCAAATGTTTTGGGACTGGAACAAACTAGAGATCCTGGAATTTGGAGATTATTATGTACTGTTCCTGCAGCACCACAGAGGCACACGAGCTCTCCCAGTATTGTCTCACTGTCTCCATCTGCTCTCCCATCTGTCCAAatccctctctcctctctcatttTATTCCAATACTGTaagcttggggtgggggggacgggacCGGGGCCatctttttatttgctctttgtaCAGCCTGTCACTCTACAGTGTCCAAGATTATGTTCATGGTCATGCAAATAATAGTAATGACATAACAGAGACCACATTGTCTGGACAGCCTGTTTCTTAACGAGCACGTGCATCCCAAAGCTGCAATCACCTGTAGATACTACAATAGGGGGGATGCCTGTGTGTGGGGAGCTGAACCCCTACCTCCAGCATGGGACACGCTGATGTGACACATCCATCCGGACTGGAGCAGATCCATGGGGCAAGGGGCTGACAATCCACCCCATTTCCCTGACGATTGTTATTATTCTTCCAAAACTCAAGTGTCGCAACCTGATTTTGTTAGTAAGTTTTTGCCTTGGCATGACAGTAGTGTGCTCCATATGGATATTTAGACAGCAAGGGTGTGGGAGGTCATCTGCTCCCTCATTTACACTCCAAAACATCTGTGGGAGAGGACCTACctcccccctccttacttcagcACAGCTAGAGTTAATGATTGCCCACACATAGCCCTCAACTACCTGGAGATGCTCCAGATACCCCCCAGTgaccagctgctgctccagaagggcTTCTCTTTCCCTAAGCCCTGTGTCGTACCCACTAGTGTGTTGCAAATACCGTGGATGCATGAGGACATCTCAAAGAGCACTAAACGCCtgtatttaggcaactgaatcccagCCATAATGTCTGGTTTGAACTATCCACCCAAACCCCTCCTTTAGTCAGCAGAAAGGACAAGTCCTCTGTCCCCAGACAAGAGCCCTTCTGGAGATGCTACTCTCACTGACTATAACGTAACCTCAAAATAGCTCAGATATAAGATACAACTCAGGTTAGTCAAATCCCAGCCAAAGCTCTTCTAGAAGCTGTTGTAGGTGCCTCCCGCAGTACCTTCGGTGTCCATCTCACACAGCACTTCAATAGGCATCCCCCCGACCGAGGGCATGATGCTGTAGACCCCAGATCGCCGCAGCCCGTTGTAGTAAACGGAAGCACAGTCGATGGGGCAGTTCCTGGCATGCTTCACCTCTGAGCGAGAAAGCAGAGAAACACGGCGTTTAGTGCACGGCGTGGAGAAAGGGGCACGCAACCAAAGCCAGCATTGCTTTCACGCAATCGTAATGCAGAGCCGGACAAATAATCCCAGACCCAGAGCCGCTTCTGAAGCTGAAAACCTCTGCGGCACACTGGCTTCACGCCTGAGTGCAGTGGCTCATTAGTGATAAGGTTCGTTAGCACTTAAGGATGATGTGGCTGAGAACGATCTTCAGTTCAACTGGTTTTGTAATGGCAACACAGAAATGATATGCATTTTGCCAGGCTCAGATTAGATTATATCTCACACCAAAATGTCTTATACATTGATAAAGAATAGGCTGGCTCTCGAGCAATGGTCGGTGTAGATAGCGGAAGGCTTTTCTTCTCCCAAACTGCTGCTGTGGGTTTTGTCTTACAAGGAAAGGGCATCAAAATCATTCTGGAGAACCTAAAGATGTTTTTAACTGGGATACGTCAGGTGGGATTTATTTCACCTGGCAGCAGTCCTCTACACTTCAGGCAGGCGGACTCGGCTAGTCCTCAGAGACTTCTGCAGAGGGCAGTTCATCCTGGTTTTAcgtgggagaggagagaagagctgctctcCGTGCCTCCCTCCATCACCTACCAAGGAGCCCAGCTGAGCTGTCTGCACAGCGGTGCACGGTGACACCCGag
The genomic region above belongs to Calonectris borealis chromosome 3, bCalBor7.hap1.2, whole genome shotgun sequence and contains:
- the LOC142079930 gene encoding techylectin-5B-like yields the protein MRHVGPPPRTILTCLMEVCPGTGSTRAGLLPLILVATLSSPSLQKSLPMAYRDHQGPQGGTGLIQCGEYSNQVLPNGRCKIVATLPQGDEQRCPDMFRCTDEVSYWLHENEERKQQVLELRELISELQEELRNHRHRIKVLELQHEEAAGRNHSLAQRVQDLEHRYSEASTLQHIQATLLYDMQAQINNISVLTDWAWRNPTCLSPAEMRLQEEMHHPEVKHARNCPIDCASVYYNGLRRSGVYSIMPSVGGMPIEVLCEMDTEGGGWTVIQRRQDGSVDFNRTWNEYKEGFGDLNGEFWLGNENIHKMTSQGDYSLRIDLEDWNNKHKHAFYQVFSIEDEANYYRLHVDGFSGTVEDSFAWYHNKRSFSTPDSGNICAEISHGGWWYHQCFFSNLNGVYYKGGRYSIKNRKILGPDGIVWYSWKDTDYYSLRKVVMMIRPRTFRPHVSP